Proteins encoded within one genomic window of Bacillus sp. 1NLA3E:
- a CDS encoding response regulator transcription factor: MNNILIIEDDERVSEVLKGYLEKDGYRVHCSTTGLKGIDIFKKEAIKLIILDLMLPDISGEEVCKIIRQNSDVHIFMLTAKGALEDRIEGLNIGADEYLIKPFSPRELTARVNALFRRLSSEPDSSHYLFNDGNLLIDYEKRIVKVRGTEIPLTPNEFDILSTLVTSKGKVLSREQLINKIFGADFSGYDRTIDVHIKNIRKKIEQDTKNPSYVITVLKVGYKFGGES, encoded by the coding sequence ATGAATAACATTTTAATCATCGAAGATGATGAAAGAGTTTCTGAGGTTTTAAAAGGGTATTTAGAAAAAGATGGCTATCGGGTCCATTGCTCGACCACAGGTTTAAAGGGAATTGATATTTTTAAAAAAGAAGCGATAAAACTAATCATTCTTGATTTAATGCTTCCGGATATAAGTGGAGAAGAAGTTTGTAAAATCATTCGTCAAAACTCAGATGTGCATATTTTTATGCTTACAGCTAAAGGGGCTTTAGAGGATCGAATCGAGGGACTAAATATTGGTGCAGATGAATATTTGATAAAACCATTTAGTCCGCGAGAACTGACCGCAAGAGTAAATGCTCTTTTCAGGAGATTAAGCTCTGAACCCGATTCATCACATTATCTTTTTAATGATGGAAACCTATTAATTGATTATGAAAAACGCATCGTCAAAGTACGGGGCACAGAAATTCCGCTTACACCCAATGAGTTCGATATCCTATCGACACTTGTAACCAGCAAAGGAAAAGTTTTATCCAGAGAACAGCTTATTAACAAAATTTTCGGTGCGGATTTTTCGGGCTACGACCGAACTATTGATGTTCATATAAAAAATATTCGTAAAAAAATTGAACAGGATACAAAGAATCCAAGCTATGTGATTACTGTTTTAAAGGTCGGTTATAAATTTGGTGGTGAGAGCTAA
- a CDS encoding HAMP domain-containing sensor histidine kinase, translating to MQSITKRLGFMFVGCSIASILLVTLFVNINVSNKFNHYMKDIQDKRYERIVSYFEEVYKQEGKLTENTGVELMHEAYMGNYCITLKDSTKKIIWGMDPSDLKNREHLKSMAMQDSGVYNTKSFKIKSVGKIVGFVEIGQYSSVLLSEEDVNFKSSINKSIVASGILTLIITILLSIYFSKQFSNPIREVANMSVALSKGDFDTKSSTESNIEEIEQLRKSINILAEKLNYQDSLRKKLVSDISHEIRTPLNVLQNNLEAMIDGVFPVTSERLNNLNEEVIRFGKLINNLNVLKEFESESIKLNYEKIFLDKLITDICQDFFIAAENKNIKIKYFIKPDKDYLITGDRDKLKQVFINLLSNAMKFTETNGEILINLYTNNKIIIVEVIDNGVGIKQEDLPYIFERLYRGDKSRQQIEGTGIGLTIVKNILQLHNASISVDSFEGKGTTVKIYFKKIINE from the coding sequence ATGCAATCAATCACTAAACGCTTAGGTTTCATGTTTGTCGGCTGCTCAATTGCCTCGATCCTTCTTGTAACGTTATTTGTGAATATTAATGTAAGCAATAAGTTTAACCATTACATGAAAGATATTCAGGACAAACGCTACGAAAGAATCGTTTCTTATTTTGAGGAAGTATATAAGCAAGAGGGAAAGTTAACCGAAAATACCGGAGTCGAATTAATGCACGAAGCCTATATGGGTAATTACTGTATAACGCTAAAGGATTCTACAAAAAAGATCATCTGGGGGATGGACCCAAGCGATCTGAAAAATAGGGAGCACCTAAAGTCCATGGCTATGCAGGATAGCGGAGTTTATAACACAAAAAGTTTTAAAATCAAATCAGTTGGCAAAATTGTAGGCTTTGTTGAAATTGGACAGTATTCATCCGTACTTTTATCGGAAGAAGATGTGAACTTTAAATCCTCAATCAATAAAAGCATCGTTGCCAGTGGTATCCTTACTCTCATTATTACAATCCTATTAAGCATTTATTTTTCCAAACAATTTTCAAATCCTATTAGAGAAGTTGCCAATATGTCCGTTGCCTTATCAAAAGGAGATTTTGACACAAAATCGAGTACCGAGAGTAATATTGAAGAAATAGAACAGCTTCGCAAAAGCATCAATATACTCGCTGAAAAACTTAATTACCAGGACTCGCTTCGAAAAAAATTAGTCTCTGATATTTCGCATGAGATTAGAACACCCCTAAATGTGTTGCAAAATAACCTTGAAGCAATGATTGATGGGGTTTTTCCAGTTACATCTGAGCGCTTAAATAATCTAAATGAAGAAGTAATCCGTTTTGGTAAATTAATTAATAATTTAAATGTACTAAAAGAATTTGAGTCTGAAAGTATTAAGTTAAATTATGAAAAAATCTTCCTTGATAAACTGATTACGGACATATGCCAAGATTTCTTCATTGCTGCAGAAAATAAAAATATAAAAATTAAGTATTTCATTAAACCTGACAAAGATTATCTTATTACAGGAGATAGAGATAAACTGAAACAAGTTTTTATCAATTTACTTTCTAATGCGATGAAGTTTACTGAAACGAATGGCGAAATTCTCATTAATTTATATACAAACAATAAAATCATCATAGTTGAAGTAATTGATAATGGTGTTGGAATTAAACAAGAAGATTTACCTTATATCTTTGAGCGTCTTTACCGAGGAGATAAGAGCAGACAGCAAATTGAAGGCACCGGAATTGGCTTAACGATAGTGAAGAACATCTTACAGCTTCACAATGCAAGTATAAGTGTAGATAGTTTTGAAGGGAAAGGAACAACTGTTAAGATTTATTTTAAAAAAATAATAAACGAATGA
- a CDS encoding heavy metal translocating P-type ATPase, whose translation MEKSLKISGMTCAACAKRIEKVTSKLEGVLESNVNYATEKLTIHFDETKVSIPDIQAKIEKAGYEAMIESNNKQLKIEGMTCAACAKRIEKVTSKLDGVIESNVNYATEKLNISFEPSKVRISDIKNAIQKAGYKALEEEISVDSDKERKEKEIKLLWKKFIISLIFTVPLLTISMGHMFGDAVGFKLPQFIDPMIHPLTFGLVQLLLVLPAMIAGYKFYTVGFSALISRSPNMDSLIAIGTSAAFLYGIFAIYQIYGGNIDYAYDLYFEAAGVIITLIMLGKYLEAVTKGKTSEAIKKLMGLAPKTAIILREGKEVEISIDEVEVGDIIIVKPGEKMPVDGEVIEGMTSVDESMLTGESMPVEKNIGDKIIGASINKNGSIKYKTTKVGKDTALAQIIKLVEDAQGTKAPIAKMADIISGYFVPVVIGIAIAGALAWYFFAGETGVFSLTIFISVLVIACPCALGLATPTAIMVGTGKGAEHGVLIKSGVALETAHKIKTIVFDKTGTITEGKPKVTDIIVTGTITEEYLLQLAASAEKGSEHPLGESIVRGAEERKLEFKKLDFFKAIPGHGIEVKIDGKDILLGNRKLMIESNISLADLQTVSDTLAGEGKTPMYVAIDGVMAGIIAVADTVKENSKKAIEQLHKMGIEVAMITGDNKRTAEAIAKQVGIDRVLAEVLPHDKANEVKKIQAEGRKVAMVGDGINDAPALAQADIGIAIGSGTDVAMESADIVLMRSDLMDVPTAIQLSKKTISNIKQNLFWAFGYNTLGIPVAMGILYLFGGPLLNPIIAAAAMSFSSVSVLLNALRLKGFKPAR comes from the coding sequence TTGGAAAAGAGTCTAAAAATTAGTGGAATGACCTGTGCAGCCTGTGCTAAGCGAATTGAAAAGGTAACAAGTAAGCTAGAGGGTGTACTTGAATCAAATGTAAATTATGCGACAGAAAAACTAACGATTCATTTTGATGAGACCAAAGTTTCCATTCCCGATATTCAGGCTAAGATTGAAAAAGCTGGATACGAGGCAATGATCGAATCGAATAATAAGCAACTTAAAATTGAAGGAATGACTTGTGCGGCATGTGCAAAAAGAATTGAAAAAGTAACATCGAAACTAGATGGCGTAATTGAATCGAATGTAAACTACGCTACAGAAAAATTGAATATTAGCTTCGAGCCTTCTAAGGTTAGAATATCAGATATTAAGAATGCAATCCAAAAAGCTGGTTATAAAGCGCTTGAAGAAGAAATTTCTGTAGATTCAGATAAAGAGAGAAAAGAAAAAGAAATCAAGCTGTTATGGAAAAAGTTTATCATTTCCTTAATCTTCACTGTGCCACTGCTGACCATTTCGATGGGCCATATGTTTGGTGATGCAGTAGGATTTAAACTTCCACAGTTTATCGACCCAATGATTCACCCGCTAACCTTTGGGCTTGTGCAATTATTATTAGTTCTACCTGCAATGATTGCCGGATACAAGTTTTATACAGTCGGTTTTTCAGCATTAATTAGTCGAAGTCCTAATATGGATTCGTTAATAGCCATAGGTACATCCGCTGCCTTCCTATACGGAATTTTTGCTATCTACCAGATTTATGGAGGAAATATCGATTATGCCTATGACTTATACTTTGAAGCAGCAGGGGTAATAATCACTCTAATCATGCTTGGTAAATATTTGGAAGCCGTAACCAAAGGTAAAACTTCTGAAGCAATTAAGAAACTGATGGGCCTTGCCCCGAAAACAGCCATCATTTTACGAGAAGGTAAAGAAGTCGAAATTTCCATTGATGAGGTAGAAGTTGGCGATATCATTATCGTAAAACCAGGTGAAAAGATGCCTGTAGATGGAGAAGTAATCGAGGGTATGACCTCTGTTGATGAATCGATGCTAACAGGTGAAAGCATGCCGGTCGAAAAGAATATCGGTGATAAGATTATCGGTGCAAGTATCAACAAAAATGGGTCAATTAAATATAAAACGACTAAAGTGGGTAAAGATACTGCCTTAGCTCAAATTATTAAATTAGTAGAAGACGCCCAAGGTACGAAGGCCCCCATTGCTAAAATGGCTGATATCATCTCAGGTTACTTTGTTCCAGTTGTAATCGGGATTGCGATAGCGGGAGCGTTGGCATGGTATTTCTTTGCGGGAGAAACAGGCGTATTCTCGTTAACAATCTTTATCTCAGTCCTCGTTATCGCCTGTCCTTGTGCATTAGGGTTGGCAACTCCAACAGCTATCATGGTTGGGACCGGTAAAGGGGCAGAACATGGTGTTTTAATAAAGAGTGGTGTTGCGCTTGAAACTGCTCACAAAATCAAAACGATTGTATTTGATAAAACAGGTACCATTACTGAGGGTAAACCAAAAGTGACGGACATTATCGTAACAGGCACGATCACGGAAGAATACCTATTACAATTAGCAGCTTCCGCTGAAAAAGGTTCTGAGCATCCACTAGGGGAATCGATTGTAAGAGGCGCAGAAGAACGTAAATTAGAGTTTAAGAAACTTGATTTCTTTAAGGCAATCCCAGGTCATGGAATTGAAGTTAAGATTGATGGTAAGGATATTTTGCTAGGAAATAGAAAGCTTATGATTGAGAGCAATATCTCCTTAGCAGATCTTCAAACTGTATCTGATACTCTTGCTGGAGAAGGTAAGACACCAATGTATGTTGCCATTGACGGTGTAATGGCTGGGATTATTGCTGTTGCCGACACGGTGAAAGAGAACAGTAAGAAGGCAATCGAGCAGCTTCATAAAATGGGGATTGAAGTCGCGATGATTACGGGGGATAACAAGCGAACAGCTGAAGCCATTGCAAAGCAGGTTGGAATCGATAGAGTTTTAGCTGAAGTTCTCCCGCATGATAAAGCAAATGAGGTTAAGAAGATTCAAGCAGAAGGTAGAAAAGTCGCGATGGTTGGTGACGGGATTAATGATGCCCCCGCTCTCGCTCAGGCAGATATCGGAATCGCGATTGGTTCTGGAACAGATGTAGCAATGGAATCAGCTGATATCGTTCTGATGAGAAGTGATTTAATGGATGTACCAACTGCGATTCAATTAAGTAAAAAAACGATCTCCAATATCAAACAAAACTTATTCTGGGCATTTGGTTACAATACATTAGGGATTCCAGTTGCGATGGGTATCCTCTATCTCTTCGGAGGACCTTTGTTAAATCCAATTATTGCAGCTGCAGCCATGAGCTTCAGCTCGGTATCAGTTTTATTAAACGCTTTGAGATTGAAAGGGTTTAAGCCAGCTAGATAA
- a CDS encoding urease accessory protein UreH domain-containing protein, which translates to MSIRKERLKVYDMTCTSCEKRVERSLNKLSGLFKVKASFSGQFADIEYEDELCSLNQIKSAIKSAGYTTEESKDYKFIGVLVVVIAVVLLGMNTGGFDMEAKLTNASYGVLFVVGVLTSIHCVGMCGGIMLSQSLKKESKNKFEAIKPAILYNLGRVISYSILGGIVGAIGSVFSLSITAQAGLQIFAGVFMIMMGLNMAGFSAFRKFQIKLPAAVCKIQSKPKSPLFVGLLNGFMPCGPLQTMQIFALGTGSALSGAFSMFMFALGTVPLMLTFGAVSGLLSKGYTKKILKFSGVLIMVLGLIMGNRGLALAGMNMSPKAVMAKIGALGTGDDAAAPANAVKASIKNGTQVLNMTVSGQGYTPNFLYVQKGIPVKWELDAQQLTGCNSTIVIPSLNIKQKLESGKNTIEFTPGDEDLSFSCWMGMLSGTIKVVDDLKSVSTSTSKSSGSDSASGSTSGSAAPSQPSIYGDDISKVATDRLVKKAQVTNNEQTIAVKGIGYELEPLIMVTNKGIPTKLSLDLTAFDQPDGNFTIKDANTQQVVTKFVGQKGIVEVGFTIDKAGSYGIYIDENILGMIDVADDLNSVNLDEVRSKYIQQ; encoded by the coding sequence ATGAGTATAAGAAAGGAACGACTAAAGGTGTACGATATGACCTGTACATCTTGTGAAAAGCGGGTTGAAAGATCCTTAAATAAGCTAAGTGGTTTGTTTAAGGTAAAAGCAAGCTTTAGTGGTCAATTCGCTGATATTGAGTATGAAGATGAGTTATGTAGTTTAAATCAAATTAAATCCGCTATAAAAAGTGCCGGATATACAACTGAAGAGTCAAAAGACTATAAGTTTATAGGAGTTCTCGTAGTAGTAATTGCTGTTGTGTTGCTTGGTATGAATACCGGTGGCTTTGATATGGAAGCAAAACTTACGAATGCCTCGTATGGTGTATTATTTGTAGTCGGGGTTCTAACTTCGATTCATTGTGTTGGCATGTGCGGAGGAATTATGCTTTCACAAAGCTTAAAAAAGGAAAGTAAGAACAAATTTGAGGCGATTAAGCCAGCTATTTTATACAATCTGGGAAGAGTGATATCCTACTCCATCCTTGGTGGAATAGTTGGAGCTATAGGTTCAGTATTTTCTCTTTCCATTACAGCCCAAGCAGGTCTGCAAATATTTGCTGGAGTCTTTATGATTATGATGGGTTTAAACATGGCTGGATTTAGTGCATTCAGAAAGTTTCAAATTAAATTACCAGCTGCGGTTTGTAAAATTCAAAGCAAACCTAAATCGCCGCTTTTTGTAGGATTATTAAATGGATTTATGCCTTGTGGTCCTCTTCAGACAATGCAAATATTTGCGCTAGGAACAGGCAGTGCTTTATCTGGTGCATTTTCTATGTTTATGTTTGCCTTGGGAACAGTCCCGCTTATGCTGACATTTGGAGCGGTTTCGGGTCTTTTAAGTAAAGGGTATACAAAGAAAATTCTTAAATTTAGTGGTGTCCTTATCATGGTTCTTGGACTTATAATGGGCAATCGAGGTTTAGCTCTTGCAGGAATGAACATGAGTCCTAAAGCTGTGATGGCTAAGATCGGCGCATTGGGGACAGGTGATGATGCAGCAGCACCAGCTAATGCAGTTAAAGCATCGATAAAAAATGGGACACAGGTCTTAAACATGACTGTTAGTGGGCAAGGATACACTCCAAACTTTCTTTATGTTCAAAAAGGAATACCTGTTAAGTGGGAGTTAGATGCACAACAACTAACAGGATGTAATAGTACCATCGTTATTCCTTCCTTAAATATCAAACAAAAGCTTGAGAGTGGTAAAAATACGATTGAGTTCACTCCTGGTGATGAAGATTTAAGCTTTAGCTGTTGGATGGGAATGCTTAGTGGAACAATTAAAGTGGTAGATGATCTTAAGTCAGTGTCCACATCTACTAGTAAGTCATCTGGTAGTGATTCTGCTTCTGGTTCAACTAGTGGATCTGCAGCACCTTCACAACCAAGTATTTATGGTGATGATATTAGCAAAGTAGCAACCGATCGATTAGTAAAAAAAGCTCAAGTAACAAATAATGAGCAAACTATAGCGGTAAAAGGGATTGGTTACGAGTTAGAACCACTCATCATGGTTACTAATAAAGGTATCCCAACAAAGCTGTCACTAGATTTAACTGCTTTCGATCAACCTGATGGGAACTTTACAATAAAGGATGCCAATACACAGCAGGTTGTCACCAAGTTTGTAGGCCAGAAGGGAATCGTTGAGGTTGGCTTTACAATCGATAAAGCGGGTTCCTATGGAATATATATAGATGAGAACATCCTTGGAATGATTGACGTGGCAGATGATTTGAACTCGGTGAACCTAGACGAGGTTAGAAGCAAGTATATCCAACAATAA
- a CDS encoding c-type cytochrome, with protein MKLSIKGKETFFNNCIKEILKIIKNGRGMMPGDLVSDEEAKILVNWLEEMK; from the coding sequence ATGAAGTTATCAATTAAAGGGAAAGAAACATTTTTCAATAATTGTATTAAGGAGATTTTGAAAATTATTAAAAATGGTAGGGGTATGATGCCAGGTGACTTAGTTTCAGATGAGGAAGCCAAAATTCTGGTGAATTGGTTAGAGGAGATGAAATGA
- a CDS encoding HoxN/HupN/NixA family nickel/cobalt transporter, with product MGVSLLSILALGFVLGIKHAIEPDHVIAVSTIASQSKKLWRSSLAGVFWGIGHTATLFIIGTFLIVMKGEIPEKWAMSLEFLVGIMLVYLGVTTLLSFKNIHLHKHDHNGEEDKHKHIHTHEHSGKHEHKHQHHKVSYFRSLMIGLVHGLAGSGAMVLLTMSTVKSVWEGVIYILIFGTGTVVGMLFFTTIIGIPFVFSAKKISLNRTLTQITGVVSTVFGIYYMYNLGITEGLFKLWIQ from the coding sequence ATGGGGGTAAGCTTACTATCAATTCTAGCTTTAGGATTTGTACTTGGAATAAAACATGCAATTGAGCCAGACCATGTAATCGCTGTCTCTACAATTGCTAGTCAAAGTAAAAAGTTGTGGCGCTCCTCTTTAGCTGGTGTATTTTGGGGGATCGGCCATACGGCAACCCTATTTATTATTGGGACATTCCTCATTGTCATGAAGGGTGAAATACCAGAAAAATGGGCTATGTCGTTAGAATTTTTAGTAGGGATCATGCTTGTATACCTTGGTGTTACCACCCTCCTTTCATTTAAAAATATCCATTTACATAAGCACGACCATAATGGAGAAGAAGATAAACATAAACATATCCATACCCATGAACATAGTGGGAAACATGAACATAAACACCAACACCACAAAGTTTCTTATTTTAGATCCCTGATGATTGGCCTAGTTCATGGTCTTGCCGGAAGTGGTGCCATGGTTCTTTTAACAATGAGTACTGTAAAAAGTGTTTGGGAAGGGGTAATTTATATCCTTATTTTTGGCACTGGGACAGTCGTGGGAATGCTATTCTTTACGACGATTATCGGGATTCCGTTTGTTTTTAGCGCCAAGAAAATTAGTCTGAATAGAACTCTTACGCAAATTACTGGTGTGGTTAGTACAGTATTTGGGATCTATTATATGTATAACTTAGGGATAACAGAAGGATTGTTCAAACTTTGGATTCAGTAG
- the galT gene encoding UDP-glucose--hexose-1-phosphate uridylyltransferase, whose translation MHVFQSIQSLIQYGLQRHLLETEDETYVRNRLLALLGIEDWQECDAESPLPPLAVILEKIVDWAFESGRLTSNTITERDLFDTEIMNGLMPRPSEVIREFCQNYEMSPKAATDRFYQLSVASNYIRADRIAKNRDWKADTPYGAIDITINLSKPEKDPKEIALLKDLPASTYPSCLLCRENEGYKGTLRHPARATHRVIPVTLHNEAWFLQYSPYVYYKEHCIVFRKEHVPMKITRTTFDRLLDFVEVFPHYFIGSNADLPIVGGSILAHDHFQGGNFKFALERAKIVETLRLNAYPDVKIGIVNWPMSVIRITGSSKGDVAEITERIWRKWLGYSDPSVDIKAFSGETPHNTVTPIARRRGNFFEMDVVLRNNRTTAEFPDGLFHPHKPLHHIKKENIGLIEVMGLAILPGRLATELQQIKEYLLRPVARNQWEDSLQKHWDWYVELSQKYPQLSQEKVNEIIKAEVGAKFQQVLEDAGVFKNTEEGRAAFMAFLQTVEGTTGTL comes from the coding sequence ATGCACGTTTTTCAATCTATTCAAAGTTTAATTCAATACGGGTTACAAAGGCATTTACTTGAAACAGAAGATGAGACTTATGTCCGAAATCGGCTGCTTGCCCTTCTTGGAATAGAGGATTGGCAGGAGTGTGACGCAGAAAGTCCATTGCCGCCACTAGCAGTAATTTTAGAAAAAATAGTAGATTGGGCTTTCGAAAGTGGGCGGCTAACATCCAACACCATAACCGAGCGCGACCTTTTTGATACGGAGATCATGAATGGCTTGATGCCAAGGCCTTCGGAAGTGATTCGTGAGTTTTGTCAAAATTACGAGATGAGCCCGAAGGCGGCTACTGATAGATTTTATCAACTTTCGGTTGCCTCCAATTACATTCGGGCAGACCGTATTGCGAAAAATAGAGACTGGAAAGCGGATACTCCATATGGTGCGATCGACATCACGATCAATTTGTCGAAGCCCGAAAAAGATCCAAAAGAAATCGCTCTGTTAAAGGATCTGCCGGCATCAACGTATCCATCCTGTTTATTATGCCGTGAAAATGAGGGCTACAAAGGAACACTTCGCCACCCAGCGAGAGCAACGCATCGGGTGATTCCGGTTACCCTTCATAACGAAGCTTGGTTCTTACAATATTCACCTTACGTCTATTACAAAGAGCATTGTATTGTGTTTCGAAAAGAGCATGTTCCAATGAAAATTACGCGGACCACCTTCGATCGTCTTTTAGACTTTGTTGAGGTCTTTCCACATTATTTTATTGGATCAAATGCCGATTTGCCGATTGTCGGAGGATCGATTTTAGCACATGACCATTTTCAAGGGGGGAACTTCAAGTTTGCGCTGGAGCGGGCTAAAATTGTCGAGACACTTCGTCTAAACGCCTATCCCGATGTAAAAATAGGAATTGTGAACTGGCCGATGTCAGTTATCCGTATCACGGGTTCTTCTAAAGGGGATGTCGCCGAAATTACAGAACGAATTTGGCGCAAATGGTTGGGGTATAGTGATCCAAGCGTCGATATTAAGGCTTTTAGTGGGGAAACACCACATAATACCGTTACGCCGATCGCGCGCCGACGTGGCAATTTTTTTGAAATGGACGTTGTGCTACGAAATAATCGAACCACGGCTGAATTTCCCGATGGCCTATTCCATCCGCACAAACCGCTTCATCATATAAAAAAGGAAAACATCGGCTTAATCGAAGTCATGGGACTGGCAATTTTGCCAGGGCGACTCGCCACCGAGTTACAGCAAATCAAGGAGTACCTTTTACGGCCTGTTGCAAGAAATCAATGGGAGGATTCTCTGCAAAAACATTGGGATTGGTATGTTGAATTATCGCAGAAGTACCCACAGCTTTCCCAGGAGAAGGTAAATGAAATCATTAAAGCTGAGGTCGGCGCCAAATTCCAACAAGTGTTGGAGGATGCCGGTGTGTTTAAGAATACGGAAGAAGGGCGAGCGGCGTTTATGGCATTTTTACAAACAGTGGAGGGAACGACCGGCACTTTATAA
- a CDS encoding twin-arginine translocase TatA/TatE family subunit, giving the protein MGLANIGLPGIIVIFVLGLLIFGPKKIPQLGSAVGRMMSEFKKGIKKDVVVDQAKNEQKSLPKA; this is encoded by the coding sequence ATGGGACTTGCAAATATTGGGTTACCAGGAATCATTGTTATTTTTGTGTTAGGGCTACTAATATTTGGTCCAAAGAAGATTCCGCAATTAGGCTCAGCCGTTGGGCGGATGATGTCTGAATTTAAAAAGGGCATAAAGAAGGATGTTGTGGTCGATCAAGCTAAGAATGAGCAAAAGAGTCTTCCAAAAGCATAG
- a CDS encoding TetR/AcrR family transcriptional regulator, whose protein sequence is MLDQDGGNLVGGNQTADQEEGNLVGAFPFVPQQERAQKKRQSLLESGHYLFTTNGYAETTTKEIAAHAVVATGTFYRYFSDKRQLLMALLEDKLEKLTPPEPNWLNGDPVKKLASLLNIHHQRVEAFGLQHVLQELLPKDPELAEVLAEARRQLHKRIYLGLLQAKEKGLTWQDIDLDTVVWSLLVLVEKLPENSGAHSGTAVDYQQLAKVICRMIFPPAVLAELQKKG, encoded by the coding sequence ATGTTAGATCAAGACGGGGGTAATCTTGTTGGCGGTAACCAAACGGCAGATCAAGAAGAAGGCAACCTCGTTGGAGCCTTTCCTTTTGTGCCTCAGCAGGAACGTGCACAGAAGAAAAGACAATCATTGCTTGAAAGTGGTCATTACTTGTTTACCACTAATGGTTATGCGGAAACGACTACGAAGGAAATTGCCGCGCATGCTGTTGTTGCAACGGGAACCTTTTATCGTTATTTTTCAGATAAGCGTCAGCTTTTAATGGCTCTGCTTGAGGATAAATTGGAAAAACTCACTCCACCTGAACCAAATTGGCTCAATGGGGACCCGGTAAAGAAACTGGCCTCGCTTTTAAACATCCATCATCAGCGCGTGGAAGCGTTTGGGCTTCAACATGTGCTTCAGGAATTGTTGCCAAAGGATCCGGAATTGGCGGAGGTCTTAGCCGAGGCAAGACGACAATTGCATAAAAGAATATACCTCGGTTTATTACAAGCTAAAGAAAAGGGCCTTACATGGCAGGATATAGATTTGGATACGGTGGTGTGGTCGCTTCTTGTATTAGTGGAGAAGCTTCCGGAAAATTCGGGGGCTCATTCGGGCACTGCAGTGGATTATCAACAACTCGCTAAGGTGATATGCCGAATGATTTTCCCCCCAGCCGTTTTGGCGGAATTACAGAAAAAGGGTTAA
- a CDS encoding DUF2187 family protein, with translation MRQIASEGNRISFDRHGSTLIGEVIKVKEQSVVVSISTHDASLLKIDTPSTIVSHNHYIILE, from the coding sequence TTGCGACAAATAGCCAGCGAGGGAAACAGAATTAGCTTTGACAGACATGGGTCCACTTTAATCGGAGAAGTCATTAAGGTAAAAGAACAAAGTGTAGTTGTCAGTATAAGCACTCATGATGCTAGTCTCTTAAAAATTGACACTCCGAGCACAATTGTCTCCCATAATCATTATATTATTTTGGAATAA